A genomic region of Solanum dulcamara chromosome 2, daSolDulc1.2, whole genome shotgun sequence contains the following coding sequences:
- the LOC129879983 gene encoding mediator of RNA polymerase II transcription subunit 25-like isoform X4, with amino-acid sequence MLQRSGWTRNIDVFFQWLSALPFSGGGFNDVAAAEGLASALMMFFSFNGSQQTQQNADGQRHCILVAASNPYSLPTPVYYPAMLNLEQSGNIEAHTSLRLADAEIVAKAFPQCSVSLSVICPRKLPKLRAIYNAGKHDPQAADPPVDTSKNPNFLVLISENFSRDCAAFSHTEMESLAPNQSLVEMDMTSVPPISGPANSSVMNQQPISAGNIPAAPVNIEPAMATSVGRPAPPHIPTAHPTSQVAASLQSGLPISISEEMVPNNENTKETTPIVGVMTQSLGLPFSGAAANVGILNEVASAISTAPTVLTSGQLGFTSMTGFAPIARTDQISQNFGPASLTLMAPSIFGNSNHCMSQPLSNILGGTGAGSQTVPVMSRVNLPGSQMMQSGIGMHQNVPSGTGIGMPSGQLLSKIPGAIGAGSPTAHVMSQGNLPGSQMMQSRVGMHQNVPSGMDTSMPLGQLLSNIQGGIGEGNLTVPVMSRGNLPGRQMMQSGIGMHRNVPTGMHTGMPSGQLLSNIQGGIDAGSLAAPVMSQGNFPGSQMMPRGIGMHQNVPSGMGSSMPLEIGRMMPTPGMTQQGQPGILALGRNNSAEANMSLSQQQTMATSPSAQSGYVKIWEGNLSIVKRHEPEHISRLQGYKRSSASESLAANLPQTLQILHIARKDHMIEQVRQHTGKADILVFWAIEEHELLNHLQEMNMGGIISLPSHTLFLYVSDKTYRLIGMLLPYENMEFRPTIPNQQLQEQLSPQVEQLLEQPITGARYQEFLEFNSSSG; translated from the exons ATGTTTTTTTCATTCAATGGAAGCCAACAAACTCAACAAAATGCTGATGGGCAAAGACATTGCATACTTGTTGCCGCAAGTAACCCTTATTCATTGCCTACACCAGTTTATTATCCAGCTATGCTGAATCTGGAGCAGAGTGGAAATATTGAAGCACATACCAGTCTTCGACTAGCTGATGCTGAGATAGTTGCAAAGGCATTTCCTCAG TGCTCTGTTTCCCTCTCTGTTATATGCCCAAGGAAGCTTCCGAAATTAAGAGCAATATATAATGCG GGAAAACACGATCCGCAAGCAGCTGACCCGCCTGTTGATACGTCTAAGAAtccgaattttcttgtattaatTTCGGAAAATTTCAGCAGGGATTGTGCTGCTTTCAGTCACACTGAAATGGAAAGTTTGGCGCCAAACCAGAGCCTGGTTGAAATGGATATGACTTCTGTGCCTCCAATTTCCGGGCCAGCTAATTCATCAG TTATGAATCAACAACCCATTTCAGCTGGAAATATTCCTGCTGCACCGGTAAATATC GAGCCCGCCATGGCGACCTCTGTTGGTAGACCTGCACCTCCACATATTCCTACTGCTCATCCTACTTCTCAAGTTGCTGCAAGCTTGCAAAGTGGTTTACCTATTTCTATTTCAGAGGAGATGGTTCCGAATAATGAGAATACTAAGGAAACAACACCTATTGTCGGTGTGATGACACAGTCCTTAGGTCTTCCATTTAGTGGTGCAGCTGCTAATGTCGGAATATTGAATGAAGTGGCTTCTGCTATATCTACTGCTCCAACTGTATTAACATCGGGGCAACTAGGTTTCACATCAATGACTGGGTTTGCTCCAATTGCCAGAACTGATCAGATATCTCAAAACTTCGGTCCTGCATCATTAACTTTGATGGCTCCCAGTATATTTGGGAATTCTAACCATTGCATGTCCCAACCATTGAGCAATATCCTAGGAGGCACTGGTGCAGGCAGTCAAACAGTACCTGTAATGAGTCGAGTAAATCTTCCCGGGTCTCAAATGATGCAAAGCGGGATAGGCATGCACCAGAATGTGCCGAGTGGAACAGGTATTGGTATGCCTTCGGGACAACTGTTGAGTAAAATCCCAGGAGCCATTGGTGCAGGCAGTCCAACAGCACATGTAATGAGTCAAGGAAATCTTCCTGGGTCTCAAATGATGCAAAGCAGGGTAGGCATGCACCAAAATGTGCCGAGTGGAATGGATACTAGTATGCCTTTGGGACAACTATTGAGTAATATCCAAGGAGGCATTGGAGAAGGCAATCTCACAGTACCTGTAATGAGTCGAGGAAATCTTCCTGGGCGTCAAATGATGCAAAGCGGGATAGGCATGCACCGGAATGTGCCAACTGGAATGCATACTGGTATGCCTTCGGGACAACTGTTGAGTAATATCCAAGGAGGCATTGATGCAGGCAGTCTAGCAGCACCTGTAATGAGTCAAGGAAATTTTCCTGGGTCTCAAATGATGCCAAGAGGGATAGGCATGCACCAGAATGTGCCAAGTGGAATGGGTAGTAGTATGCCTTTGGAAATTGGCAGAATGATGCCTACTCCAGGGATGACTCAACAAGGACAGCCTGGAATATTGGCTCTTGGCAGGAATAACAGTGCAGAAGCTAACATGTCTCTATCTCAGCAGCAAACAATGGCTACATCACCATCAGCTCAGTCAGGTTACGTCAAAATCTGGGAG GGAAATTTATCAATTGTGAAAAGGCATGAACCTGAACATATTTCGAGACTACAG GGGTACAAGAGATCATCAGCTTCTGAATC GCTTGCTGCAAATTTGCCCCAAACATTGCAAATTCTCCACATTGCCCGCAAAGATCATATGATTGAACA AGTTAGGCAGCACACTGGAAAGGcagatattttagttttttggGCAATCGAGGAGCATGAACTTCTTAACCATCTGCAAGAAATGAACATG GGTGGAATAATTTCACTACCATCACATACATTGTTCCTCTATGTTTCTGATAAAACCTACCGCTTAATTGGAATGCTGTTACCTTATGAG AACATGGAGTTTAGGCCAACAATACCCAATCAGCAGCTGCAAGAACAATTGTCTCCCCAAGTAGAGCAGCTGCTCGAACAACCAATTACTGGGGCGCGTTACCAGGAATTCCTAGAATTCAACAGCAGTTCTGGTTAA
- the LOC129879983 gene encoding mediator of RNA polymerase II transcription subunit 25-like isoform X5, with the protein MFFSFNGSQQTQQNADGQRHCILVAASNPYSLPTPVYYPAMLNLEQSGNIEAHTSLRLADAEIVAKAFPQCSVSLSVICPRKLPKLRAIYNAGKHDPQAADPPVDTSKNPNFLVLISENFSRDCAAFSHTEMESLAPNQSLVEMDMTSVPPISGPANSSVMNQQPISAGNIPAAPVNIEPAMATSVGRPAPPHIPTAHPTSQVAASLQSGLPISISEEMVPNNENTKETTPIVGVMTQSLGLPFSGAAANVGILNEVASAISTAPTVLTSGQLGFTSMTGFAPIARTDQISQNFGPASLTLMAPSIFGNSNHCMSQPLSNILGGTGAGSQTVPVMSRVNLPGSQMMQSGIGMHQNVPSGTGIGMPSGQLLSKIPGAIGAGSPTAHVMSQGNLPGSQMMQSRVGMHQNVPSGMDTSMPLGQLLSNIQGGIGEGNLTVPVMSRGNLPGRQMMQSGIGMHRNVPTGMHTGMPSGQLLSNIQGGIDAGSLAAPVMSQGNFPGSQMMPRGIGMHQNVPSGMGSSMPLEIGRMMPTPGMTQQGQPGILALGRNNSAEANMSLSQQQTMATSPSAQSGYVKIWEGNLSIVKRHEPEHISRLQGYKRSSASESLAANLPQTLQILHIARKDHMIEQVRQHTGKADILVFWAIEEHELLNHLQEMNMGGIISLPSHTLFLYVSDKTYRLIGMLLPYENMEFRPTIPNQQLQEQLSPQVEQLLEQPITGARYQEFLEFNSSSG; encoded by the exons ATGTTTTTTTCATTCAATGGAAGCCAACAAACTCAACAAAATGCTGATGGGCAAAGACATTGCATACTTGTTGCCGCAAGTAACCCTTATTCATTGCCTACACCAGTTTATTATCCAGCTATGCTGAATCTGGAGCAGAGTGGAAATATTGAAGCACATACCAGTCTTCGACTAGCTGATGCTGAGATAGTTGCAAAGGCATTTCCTCAG TGCTCTGTTTCCCTCTCTGTTATATGCCCAAGGAAGCTTCCGAAATTAAGAGCAATATATAATGCG GGAAAACACGATCCGCAAGCAGCTGACCCGCCTGTTGATACGTCTAAGAAtccgaattttcttgtattaatTTCGGAAAATTTCAGCAGGGATTGTGCTGCTTTCAGTCACACTGAAATGGAAAGTTTGGCGCCAAACCAGAGCCTGGTTGAAATGGATATGACTTCTGTGCCTCCAATTTCCGGGCCAGCTAATTCATCAG TTATGAATCAACAACCCATTTCAGCTGGAAATATTCCTGCTGCACCGGTAAATATC GAGCCCGCCATGGCGACCTCTGTTGGTAGACCTGCACCTCCACATATTCCTACTGCTCATCCTACTTCTCAAGTTGCTGCAAGCTTGCAAAGTGGTTTACCTATTTCTATTTCAGAGGAGATGGTTCCGAATAATGAGAATACTAAGGAAACAACACCTATTGTCGGTGTGATGACACAGTCCTTAGGTCTTCCATTTAGTGGTGCAGCTGCTAATGTCGGAATATTGAATGAAGTGGCTTCTGCTATATCTACTGCTCCAACTGTATTAACATCGGGGCAACTAGGTTTCACATCAATGACTGGGTTTGCTCCAATTGCCAGAACTGATCAGATATCTCAAAACTTCGGTCCTGCATCATTAACTTTGATGGCTCCCAGTATATTTGGGAATTCTAACCATTGCATGTCCCAACCATTGAGCAATATCCTAGGAGGCACTGGTGCAGGCAGTCAAACAGTACCTGTAATGAGTCGAGTAAATCTTCCCGGGTCTCAAATGATGCAAAGCGGGATAGGCATGCACCAGAATGTGCCGAGTGGAACAGGTATTGGTATGCCTTCGGGACAACTGTTGAGTAAAATCCCAGGAGCCATTGGTGCAGGCAGTCCAACAGCACATGTAATGAGTCAAGGAAATCTTCCTGGGTCTCAAATGATGCAAAGCAGGGTAGGCATGCACCAAAATGTGCCGAGTGGAATGGATACTAGTATGCCTTTGGGACAACTATTGAGTAATATCCAAGGAGGCATTGGAGAAGGCAATCTCACAGTACCTGTAATGAGTCGAGGAAATCTTCCTGGGCGTCAAATGATGCAAAGCGGGATAGGCATGCACCGGAATGTGCCAACTGGAATGCATACTGGTATGCCTTCGGGACAACTGTTGAGTAATATCCAAGGAGGCATTGATGCAGGCAGTCTAGCAGCACCTGTAATGAGTCAAGGAAATTTTCCTGGGTCTCAAATGATGCCAAGAGGGATAGGCATGCACCAGAATGTGCCAAGTGGAATGGGTAGTAGTATGCCTTTGGAAATTGGCAGAATGATGCCTACTCCAGGGATGACTCAACAAGGACAGCCTGGAATATTGGCTCTTGGCAGGAATAACAGTGCAGAAGCTAACATGTCTCTATCTCAGCAGCAAACAATGGCTACATCACCATCAGCTCAGTCAGGTTACGTCAAAATCTGGGAG GGAAATTTATCAATTGTGAAAAGGCATGAACCTGAACATATTTCGAGACTACAG GGGTACAAGAGATCATCAGCTTCTGAATC GCTTGCTGCAAATTTGCCCCAAACATTGCAAATTCTCCACATTGCCCGCAAAGATCATATGATTGAACA AGTTAGGCAGCACACTGGAAAGGcagatattttagttttttggGCAATCGAGGAGCATGAACTTCTTAACCATCTGCAAGAAATGAACATG GGTGGAATAATTTCACTACCATCACATACATTGTTCCTCTATGTTTCTGATAAAACCTACCGCTTAATTGGAATGCTGTTACCTTATGAG AACATGGAGTTTAGGCCAACAATACCCAATCAGCAGCTGCAAGAACAATTGTCTCCCCAAGTAGAGCAGCTGCTCGAACAACCAATTACTGGGGCGCGTTACCAGGAATTCCTAGAATTCAACAGCAGTTCTGGTTAA
- the LOC129879983 gene encoding mediator of RNA polymerase II transcription subunit 25-like isoform X3, translating to MRTHGGQTVHRCSFMRRRNYWNFPAKSRFELRRLKITRSGWTRNIDVFFQWLSALPFSGGGFNDVAAAEGLASALMMFFSFNGSQQTQQNADGQRHCILVAASNPYSLPTPVYYPAMLNLEQSGNIEAHTSLRLADAEIVAKAFPQCSVSLSVICPRKLPKLRAIYNAGKHDPQAADPPVDTSKNPNFLVLISENFSRDCAAFSHTEMESLAPNQSLVEMDMTSVPPISGPANSSVMNQQPISAGNIPAAPEPAMATSVGRPAPPHIPTAHPTSQVAASLQSGLPISISEEMVPNNENTKETTPIVGVMTQSLGLPFSGAAANVGILNEVASAISTAPTVLTSGQLGFTSMTGFAPIARTDQISQNFGPASLTLMAPSIFGNSNHCMSQPLSNILGGTGAGSQTVPVMSRVNLPGSQMMQSGIGMHQNVPSGTGIGMPSGQLLSKIPGAIGAGSPTAHVMSQGNLPGSQMMQSRVGMHQNVPSGMDTSMPLGQLLSNIQGGIGEGNLTVPVMSRGNLPGRQMMQSGIGMHRNVPTGMHTGMPSGQLLSNIQGGIDAGSLAAPVMSQGNFPGSQMMPRGIGMHQNVPSGMGSSMPLEIGRMMPTPGMTQQGQPGILALGRNNSAEANMSLSQQQTMATSPSAQSGYVKIWEGNLSIVKRHEPEHISRLQGYKRSSASESLAANLPQTLQILHIARKDHMIEQVRQHTGKADILVFWAIEEHELLNHLQEMNMGGIISLPSHTLFLYVSDKTYRLIGMLLPYENMEFRPTIPNQQLQEQLSPQVEQLLEQPITGARYQEFLEFNSSSG from the exons ATGTTTTTTTCATTCAATGGAAGCCAACAAACTCAACAAAATGCTGATGGGCAAAGACATTGCATACTTGTTGCCGCAAGTAACCCTTATTCATTGCCTACACCAGTTTATTATCCAGCTATGCTGAATCTGGAGCAGAGTGGAAATATTGAAGCACATACCAGTCTTCGACTAGCTGATGCTGAGATAGTTGCAAAGGCATTTCCTCAG TGCTCTGTTTCCCTCTCTGTTATATGCCCAAGGAAGCTTCCGAAATTAAGAGCAATATATAATGCG GGAAAACACGATCCGCAAGCAGCTGACCCGCCTGTTGATACGTCTAAGAAtccgaattttcttgtattaatTTCGGAAAATTTCAGCAGGGATTGTGCTGCTTTCAGTCACACTGAAATGGAAAGTTTGGCGCCAAACCAGAGCCTGGTTGAAATGGATATGACTTCTGTGCCTCCAATTTCCGGGCCAGCTAATTCATCAG TTATGAATCAACAACCCATTTCAGCTGGAAATATTCCTGCTGCACCG GAGCCCGCCATGGCGACCTCTGTTGGTAGACCTGCACCTCCACATATTCCTACTGCTCATCCTACTTCTCAAGTTGCTGCAAGCTTGCAAAGTGGTTTACCTATTTCTATTTCAGAGGAGATGGTTCCGAATAATGAGAATACTAAGGAAACAACACCTATTGTCGGTGTGATGACACAGTCCTTAGGTCTTCCATTTAGTGGTGCAGCTGCTAATGTCGGAATATTGAATGAAGTGGCTTCTGCTATATCTACTGCTCCAACTGTATTAACATCGGGGCAACTAGGTTTCACATCAATGACTGGGTTTGCTCCAATTGCCAGAACTGATCAGATATCTCAAAACTTCGGTCCTGCATCATTAACTTTGATGGCTCCCAGTATATTTGGGAATTCTAACCATTGCATGTCCCAACCATTGAGCAATATCCTAGGAGGCACTGGTGCAGGCAGTCAAACAGTACCTGTAATGAGTCGAGTAAATCTTCCCGGGTCTCAAATGATGCAAAGCGGGATAGGCATGCACCAGAATGTGCCGAGTGGAACAGGTATTGGTATGCCTTCGGGACAACTGTTGAGTAAAATCCCAGGAGCCATTGGTGCAGGCAGTCCAACAGCACATGTAATGAGTCAAGGAAATCTTCCTGGGTCTCAAATGATGCAAAGCAGGGTAGGCATGCACCAAAATGTGCCGAGTGGAATGGATACTAGTATGCCTTTGGGACAACTATTGAGTAATATCCAAGGAGGCATTGGAGAAGGCAATCTCACAGTACCTGTAATGAGTCGAGGAAATCTTCCTGGGCGTCAAATGATGCAAAGCGGGATAGGCATGCACCGGAATGTGCCAACTGGAATGCATACTGGTATGCCTTCGGGACAACTGTTGAGTAATATCCAAGGAGGCATTGATGCAGGCAGTCTAGCAGCACCTGTAATGAGTCAAGGAAATTTTCCTGGGTCTCAAATGATGCCAAGAGGGATAGGCATGCACCAGAATGTGCCAAGTGGAATGGGTAGTAGTATGCCTTTGGAAATTGGCAGAATGATGCCTACTCCAGGGATGACTCAACAAGGACAGCCTGGAATATTGGCTCTTGGCAGGAATAACAGTGCAGAAGCTAACATGTCTCTATCTCAGCAGCAAACAATGGCTACATCACCATCAGCTCAGTCAGGTTACGTCAAAATCTGGGAG GGAAATTTATCAATTGTGAAAAGGCATGAACCTGAACATATTTCGAGACTACAG GGGTACAAGAGATCATCAGCTTCTGAATC GCTTGCTGCAAATTTGCCCCAAACATTGCAAATTCTCCACATTGCCCGCAAAGATCATATGATTGAACA AGTTAGGCAGCACACTGGAAAGGcagatattttagttttttggGCAATCGAGGAGCATGAACTTCTTAACCATCTGCAAGAAATGAACATG GGTGGAATAATTTCACTACCATCACATACATTGTTCCTCTATGTTTCTGATAAAACCTACCGCTTAATTGGAATGCTGTTACCTTATGAG AACATGGAGTTTAGGCCAACAATACCCAATCAGCAGCTGCAAGAACAATTGTCTCCCCAAGTAGAGCAGCTGCTCGAACAACCAATTACTGGGGCGCGTTACCAGGAATTCCTAGAATTCAACAGCAGTTCTGGTTAA
- the LOC129879983 gene encoding mediator of RNA polymerase II transcription subunit 25-like isoform X1, translated as MRTHGGQTVHRCSFMRRRNYWNFPAKSRFELRRLKITRSGWTRNIDVFFQWLSALPFSGGGFNDVAAAEGLASALMMFFSFNGSQQTQQNADGQRHCILVAASNPYSLPTPVYYPAMLNLEQSGNIEAHTSLRLADAEIVAKAFPQCSVSLSVICPRKLPKLRAIYNAGKHDPQAADPPVDTSKNPNFLVLISENFSRDCAAFSHTEMESLAPNQSLVEMDMTSVPPISGPANSSVMNQQPISAGNIPAAPVNIEPAMATSVGRPAPPHIPTAHPTSQVAASLQSGLPISISEEMVPNNENTKETTPIVGVMTQSLGLPFSGAAANVGILNEVASAISTAPTVLTSGQLGFTSMTGFAPIARTDQISQNFGPASLTLMAPSIFGNSNHCMSQPLSNILGGTGAGSQTVPVMSRVNLPGSQMMQSGIGMHQNVPSGTGIGMPSGQLLSKIPGAIGAGSPTAHVMSQGNLPGSQMMQSRVGMHQNVPSGMDTSMPLGQLLSNIQGGIGEGNLTVPVMSRGNLPGRQMMQSGIGMHRNVPTGMHTGMPSGQLLSNIQGGIDAGSLAAPVMSQGNFPGSQMMPRGIGMHQNVPSGMGSSMPLEIGRMMPTPGMTQQGQPGILALGRNNSAEANMSLSQQQTMATSPSAQSGYVKIWEGNLSIVKRHEPEHISRLQGYKRSSASESLAANLPQTLQILHIARKDHMIEQVRQHTGKADILVFWAIEEHELLNHLQEMNMGGIISLPSHTLFLYVSDKTYRLIGMLLPYENMEFRPTIPNQQLQEQLSPQVEQLLEQPITGARYQEFLEFNSSSG; from the exons ATGTTTTTTTCATTCAATGGAAGCCAACAAACTCAACAAAATGCTGATGGGCAAAGACATTGCATACTTGTTGCCGCAAGTAACCCTTATTCATTGCCTACACCAGTTTATTATCCAGCTATGCTGAATCTGGAGCAGAGTGGAAATATTGAAGCACATACCAGTCTTCGACTAGCTGATGCTGAGATAGTTGCAAAGGCATTTCCTCAG TGCTCTGTTTCCCTCTCTGTTATATGCCCAAGGAAGCTTCCGAAATTAAGAGCAATATATAATGCG GGAAAACACGATCCGCAAGCAGCTGACCCGCCTGTTGATACGTCTAAGAAtccgaattttcttgtattaatTTCGGAAAATTTCAGCAGGGATTGTGCTGCTTTCAGTCACACTGAAATGGAAAGTTTGGCGCCAAACCAGAGCCTGGTTGAAATGGATATGACTTCTGTGCCTCCAATTTCCGGGCCAGCTAATTCATCAG TTATGAATCAACAACCCATTTCAGCTGGAAATATTCCTGCTGCACCGGTAAATATC GAGCCCGCCATGGCGACCTCTGTTGGTAGACCTGCACCTCCACATATTCCTACTGCTCATCCTACTTCTCAAGTTGCTGCAAGCTTGCAAAGTGGTTTACCTATTTCTATTTCAGAGGAGATGGTTCCGAATAATGAGAATACTAAGGAAACAACACCTATTGTCGGTGTGATGACACAGTCCTTAGGTCTTCCATTTAGTGGTGCAGCTGCTAATGTCGGAATATTGAATGAAGTGGCTTCTGCTATATCTACTGCTCCAACTGTATTAACATCGGGGCAACTAGGTTTCACATCAATGACTGGGTTTGCTCCAATTGCCAGAACTGATCAGATATCTCAAAACTTCGGTCCTGCATCATTAACTTTGATGGCTCCCAGTATATTTGGGAATTCTAACCATTGCATGTCCCAACCATTGAGCAATATCCTAGGAGGCACTGGTGCAGGCAGTCAAACAGTACCTGTAATGAGTCGAGTAAATCTTCCCGGGTCTCAAATGATGCAAAGCGGGATAGGCATGCACCAGAATGTGCCGAGTGGAACAGGTATTGGTATGCCTTCGGGACAACTGTTGAGTAAAATCCCAGGAGCCATTGGTGCAGGCAGTCCAACAGCACATGTAATGAGTCAAGGAAATCTTCCTGGGTCTCAAATGATGCAAAGCAGGGTAGGCATGCACCAAAATGTGCCGAGTGGAATGGATACTAGTATGCCTTTGGGACAACTATTGAGTAATATCCAAGGAGGCATTGGAGAAGGCAATCTCACAGTACCTGTAATGAGTCGAGGAAATCTTCCTGGGCGTCAAATGATGCAAAGCGGGATAGGCATGCACCGGAATGTGCCAACTGGAATGCATACTGGTATGCCTTCGGGACAACTGTTGAGTAATATCCAAGGAGGCATTGATGCAGGCAGTCTAGCAGCACCTGTAATGAGTCAAGGAAATTTTCCTGGGTCTCAAATGATGCCAAGAGGGATAGGCATGCACCAGAATGTGCCAAGTGGAATGGGTAGTAGTATGCCTTTGGAAATTGGCAGAATGATGCCTACTCCAGGGATGACTCAACAAGGACAGCCTGGAATATTGGCTCTTGGCAGGAATAACAGTGCAGAAGCTAACATGTCTCTATCTCAGCAGCAAACAATGGCTACATCACCATCAGCTCAGTCAGGTTACGTCAAAATCTGGGAG GGAAATTTATCAATTGTGAAAAGGCATGAACCTGAACATATTTCGAGACTACAG GGGTACAAGAGATCATCAGCTTCTGAATC GCTTGCTGCAAATTTGCCCCAAACATTGCAAATTCTCCACATTGCCCGCAAAGATCATATGATTGAACA AGTTAGGCAGCACACTGGAAAGGcagatattttagttttttggGCAATCGAGGAGCATGAACTTCTTAACCATCTGCAAGAAATGAACATG GGTGGAATAATTTCACTACCATCACATACATTGTTCCTCTATGTTTCTGATAAAACCTACCGCTTAATTGGAATGCTGTTACCTTATGAG AACATGGAGTTTAGGCCAACAATACCCAATCAGCAGCTGCAAGAACAATTGTCTCCCCAAGTAGAGCAGCTGCTCGAACAACCAATTACTGGGGCGCGTTACCAGGAATTCCTAGAATTCAACAGCAGTTCTGGTTAA